From the genome of Sphingopyxis sp. DBS4:
GTCGCGACGCCGCGCATCAGGCGTCTCCCGCGCGGGTGGCGGCGATGCTGTTCGCGGTTGCGGCGCGTGCGGGCGCACCGACGCGGATCACGTCCATCATCGGCGGCGCGGCAAAGGATTCGACCAGATCGGCAAGATCGCGCGTCGCATCGGGGAGCCCGCAACTCGCGGCGCGCTCGGCCGCCTCTTCGAGCGCGCCGGGTTCGAGCGCCATGCGCTGGATATGTTTCGCGACCTCGGCGGCGGTGAAATCGGGCTGCTGGAAGGAAATTGCCCCGCCCGCCTGAACCATATCGACGACATTATAGGTCTGGTGATCGTCCATCGCGTGCGGATAGGGGACGAAGATTGCCGGCCGCCCCGCGCAGGCGAGCTCGGCGACGGTCGAGGCGCCCGCGCGCGCGATCACCAGGTGCGCCCAGCGCAGCCGCTCGGGAAAATCGGCGATGTAAGGCGCGCATTCGGCGGCGACGCCGAGTTCGGCATATTTGGCGCGCACCGCCGCAATGTCGTCCTCGCGCGCCTGCTGCACGACCTGCAAGCGGTCGAGCAAAGCGCGCGGCAGCATCGCGATCGCGGCGGGCACGACGTCGCTCAGCACCGTGGCGCCCAAACTCCCCCCGACCACGAGCAGCCGGAAGATGCCGTCCTCGGGCAGCGGCGGGAAGCCGTCCTCGCGGATTGCGATAATCTCGTCGCGCACCGGATTGCCGGTAATGTGCAGCTTCATCTCGTTCCCGGCCGGGAAGCGCTGGATATTGTGGTAGGCGACCGCGACCGCATCGACGCGCGGCGCCATCATCCGGTTGACGCGGCCAAGCACGGCATTCTGTTCGTGGATCACCCGCGGCCGCTTCGTCGATCCCGCCGCGAGCAGGCTGGGAAGCGAGGGATAGCCGCCGAAGCCGACGACGACCGCGGGGTCGAAGCTGCGGATCAGGTCGATCGCTTGCCTGCGGCCCTTGCGGATCGCAAGCGCGGCCTTCACCCAGCCGACCGGGCCGCCATGGACGCGGCCGGCGGGCAGCACATGCGTTTCGAGTTCGGCGGGCGCGCCCGGAATTTTCAGGCCGCGGTCGTCGCTGACCAGCGCCACGCGGTGCCCGCGCGCAATCAATTCGCCCGCCAGGGCATAGGCGGGCAGCATATGGCCGCCGGTCCCCCCGGCGGCGAGCAGAAAGTGGCGCGTTGCGGTCATCGCTTGTTCCAGTTGCGGGTCATCGACACCCGCGCGGCATAGGGGTTTCGCCGGGTCAGCGACAAGAGCAAACCCATGCCGATCGACAGCGCGATGAACGAGGAGCCGCCATAGCTGATGAAGGGCAAGGTCATGCCTTTCGATGGAAAGAGCTGGGTATTCACCGCCATGTTGATCGTCGCCTGCCCGCCGAACTGCGCGATCAGCCCCGCGACCGCGAGGATCTGGAAACTATCCTCTTCGTCGAGCAGGCGAACGAGGACGCGGACGATGATAGCGAGGAACAGGATCGCGATGGCGATACAGGCGATGATCCCGAACTCCTCGCCGATGACCGAGAAGATATAATCGGTGTGCGCCTCGGGCAGCTTGAACTTGGCGAGCCCCGCGCCGGGGCCGGTGCCGATCAGCCCGCCCGCGGTGATCGTCGCGTGCGCGCGATCCTCCTGGAAACTGTCTCCCTCGCCGAACAGCCAGCTGTTGATGCGCTGGTTGGCGACCGAATAGGTGAAATAAGCGACGACGAGCCCGGCGAGCCCGCCCCCGGCAAGAATGCCGATGATCCGCATCGACAGCCCCGCGACCATCACCAGCACCAGCCAGGTGCCGAGGAAGATGATCGTCTGCCCAAGGTCGGGCTGGCCCATCAGCAATATGCCGATGATGCCGGTCAGCACGAAGGACAAAGGCACGACGGGCAGGCTCTGGTCGTGGAGCCGCAGCGACAGGATCCACGCGAGCGACACCGCGAAGAAGGGCTTCAGAAACTCCGACGGCTGCAGGCGGAAAACACCGCTGCCGATCCACCGCTGCGCGCCGTTCACCGACGTGCCGATCAGCGGAACGAGGAACAGCAGGACAAGGAAACTGATCGTGCCATAGATGGCAAAGCGCCGCGCCTGCGCCTTGGGCAGCATCGACACGCCGAGCATGACGGGCAAGCCGACGATCACCCACATGAGCTGGCGATAGAAATAATAGAGCGGGTCGAGGCTGGCGGTGGTCGTCGACAGCTTTTGCGCCGCGACCGGCGACGCCGCCGCGACCGCGACCAGTCCGACCGCGATCAGCATCGAGACGAGCAGCAGCAGTACCCGGTCGATTTCCCAGAACCAGAGGCCGAGCGGTGTGCGGTCGGCGCGACTGAGGCGCGGGCCGCGCCGCTTGGCCGTCCGCGTCGTCGCGGCGATGACCGGGCGTTCGGTCGCATTCATGTCGGTCCCCCCGCTCATATCCTCATCCATCTCCCAACGCCGGAACGAGGTCGCGGAACGCGTCGCCGCGCTGCTCATAGTCCCGGAACTGGTCGAACGACGCGCAGGCGGGCGAGAGCAGGACGATGTCGCCGGGCTCGACCGCCGCCGCCGCATGCGCGACCGCCGTCGCGAGGTCGCCCGACCGATCGACCGGGATCGCATCGCCGATCTCGTCCGCGAAAGCCTCCATCGCCTCACCGATCAGATAGGCACGCTTCACATGGCCGAACCAGGGACGGCAGGCGGACAGGCCGTCGCCCTTGGCTTGCCCCCCCGCGATCCAGTGCAGACGCTGGTCCGGCGCCGGCGGGAAAGCCGCCAGCGCCGGTGCAGCGGAAGCCGCGTTGGTCGCCTTGCTGTCGTTGTACCAGCTGGCGCCAGCGGCTTCGCCGACCCATTCCATGCGATGCGGGAGCGCCCGATAGGTGGCGAGCCCGCGTTCGATCTCTTCGTCGTTCAGCCCCAGCGTCCGGCAGACGGCGATCGCGCACACCGCGTTCTGCGCGTTGTGCGGGCCCTGCAGCGCGGGCCAGCGCGCCTGGTCGGCAGGATCGATGTCCTGCGCCGAGACGCGGTGGAGGCGATGGTTGAGGCGCCCCGCGATCATCCGCGACGGATCGTCGTCGACCGCGACGATCGCGACCTGATCCCTATGCTGGAGCGAAAACAGCCGTGCCTTCGACGCAGCATAGCCTGCAAAGCCGTCGTAGCGGTCGAGATGATCGGGGGTCAGGTTGGTCAGCACCGCGATGTCGCAGGCAAGGCTGTGCGCGAGGTCGATCTGATAGCTCGACAATTCGAGCACATAGACGCCGCCCTCGGGCAAGGGATCGCGCGACAGGATCGGCAGGCCGATATTGCCGCCCATCAGCGCGGGCACCCCCGCGCTTTCGAGCATATGGGTGACGAGCGCGGTGACGGTCGACTTGCCGTTGGTGCCGGTGATGCCGACGACCTTGTGCGGCGGCAGATCGGGACGCGCTTCGGCGAATAGCTCGACGTCGCCGATCACCGGGACATGCGCCTCGCGCGCGTGCGCGGCGACCGGGTGGCGGTTGAGCGGCACGCCCGGCGACACGACGACGCCCGCGAAGCCAACGAGATCGATGGCGAGCGGATCAGCGATATCGGCGTTGAGCATCATCGCCTCGTCGCGCGCGGCCTCACGGTCGTCCCACGCGGTGACGCCCGCGCCACTGGCGACGAGCGCCTCGACCGCCGCGAGGCCCGAGCGCGCCAGCCCCAGCACCGCATAGCGGCGGCCGGCAAAGGCGCGCGACGTGATCACCGCAGCTTGAGCGTCGCGAGCCCCGCGAGCGCGAGGATGATCGAGACGATCCAGAAGCGGATGACGACGGTCGATTCGGGCCAGCCGAGCTGCTCGAAATGATGATGGATCGGCGCCATGCGAAAGACGCGCTTGCCCGTTCTCTTATACCAGAAGACCTGAATGATCACCGACAGCGCCTCGACCACGAACAGCCCGCCGACGAGGACGAGCACCAGCTCGTGCTGCGCGGTCACCGCGACCGTCGCGAGCGCGCCGCCGAGCGCGAGGCTGCCGGTGTCGCCCATGAAGACAGCGGCGGGCGGCGCGTTGAACCACAGGAAAGCGAGGCACGCGCCGATGATCGCGGCGGCGAAGATCGCAAGCTCGCCGGCACCGGGAACGTGCGGGATGCCGAGGTAGCCGGCAAATTTAACGTTACCCGACAAATAGACGATGACGAGGAAAGTCAGGCTGGCGATCATCACCGGAAAGGTTGCGAGCCCGTCGAGTCCGTCGGTCAGGTTCACCGCATTGCCGAAGCCGACGATCAGCACCATCGCGAAGATATAATAAAAGGGTCCGAGCGGGATGTAGACGTTGCTGAAAAAGGGCAGATAGAGGTCGGTGCCGGTGCGCGAAACGATCAGCAGCACCGCGACCGCGGCGATCGCGAACTCGACCAGCAGGCGCACGCGCCCGGGAATCCCGCGATGGCTGGCCTTGGTCACCTTGTCGAGGTCGTCGAGGAAGCCGACCGCCGCGAAGCCCGCGGTCACGAACAGGCATGCCCAGACGAAGCGGTTCGACAAGTCCATCCAGAGCAGGGCGGAGATCATCAGCGAAATGAGGATCATCAGCCCGCCCATCGTCGGCGTGCCCTTTTTCGCGAGGTGGCTTTGCGGACCGTCGTCGCGGATCGGCTGCCCCTTCCCCTGCCGCATCCGCAGCATCAGGATGAAGCGCGGCCCGATCCACAGGCCGATGATCAGCGCGGTCGCGACCGCGGCGCCCGAGCGGAAGCTCAGATAGCGGATGAGGTTCAAAGCCCCCGGAAAGCCCAGCCATTCCGCCAGCCAGTACAGCATCAAAATTCCCCATTGGTCAGCGCCGTCACCACGTGCGACAGGCCGACGCTGTTCGATCCCTTGACCAGCACCGTATCGCAGGGCCGGATCACGTCCTTCAGCCGCGCGGTCGCGGCCGAGTGGGCGGCCACATGCTCGAATTCGATGCGTCCCTCAAGCGCTTTGGCGAGCGGCGCCATCTCTTCGCCGACAAGCAGGGCGAACCGCACGCGCGCCGCGACGAGCGGAGCCGCGAGCGCGGCGTGATAGGCCTCGCCATCGGGGCCGAGCTCCTTCATCGCGCCCAGAATCGCGACCTTGCGCTCGCCGGATTCGGCCGCGAGCTGTTCGATCGTCGCGGCCATCGAGGCGGGATTGGCGTTATAGCTTTCGTCGATGACGAGGATCGAGCCGCCGGGCACCTGGACCCGGTGGCGCGCGCCGCGCCCCGCGAGCCCGCCCATCTCGGCAAAGGCGAGACCCGCGGCGGGCAGATCGCCGCCGACCTGCTTGACCGCCGCCAGCACCGCGAGCGCATTCGACACCCAATGCGCGCCCGCCTGCGCGATGGTGAAGCAGAGCAGCGCATCCTGCACCTGCGCCGTGACGAGCGAGCCGCCCTGCCCGTCGGGCAGCCAGTCGACCGCGCGGACGTCGGCGCCCTCGCCGAGCCCGAAGCTGACGATATGCGCGGCATGCTGCTCCGCCTTGGCGCGGAGCCGCGCATAATGCTGACTGTCGAACGGCAGGATCGCGGTGCCGCCGGGTTCCAGCCCCTCGAAAATCTCGCCCTTCGCGTCGGCGATGGCTTCTTCGCTGCCGAAATATTCCATATGCGCGGGCGCGATAGTGGTGACGATCGCGACGTGCGGGCGCACCATGTGCGTCAGCGCGGCAAGCTCGCCCGCGTGGTTCATCCCCATTTCGAACACGCCGAAATCGGCGGTCGAGGGCATCCGCGCGAGGCTGAGCGGCACACCGACATGATTGTTGTAGCTCTTGACCGAGCGATGCGCCTTGCCGGGGCGGAAACGATCGAGCGCGGCGAACAGCGCCTCCTTCGTCCCGGTCTTGCCCGCCGATCCGGTGACGCCGATGATCCGCCCGTGACTGCGCGCGCGCGATGCGGTGCCGAGCGCGTTGAGCGCGGCGACGCTGTCGGCGACGCGGACATGCGGAAAATCGATGTCGGTCTCGCAGACGATACCCGCGGCGCCCGCCGCGATCGCCTTGTCGATGAACTTGTGACCGTCGGTCGCCTCGCCCTTCATCGCGATGAACAGGTCGCCCTTCGTCACCTCGCGCGAATCGAAGGCAACGCCCTGCACCGTGAAGTCGGCGCTGGCCGTCCCTCCCGTAGCAGCCGCGATAGCGCGTGCGGTCCACAGCGGATTCATGCCGCCTCCTCGCGCGCGACCGCGACGTCGTCGAAGGGAAGGACGCGCATCGCCTCGCCGCGCCCGACGATCTGCCCCTGCTCATGGCCCTTGCCGGCGATGCAGACAATGTCGTCCGCGCGCGCCTCGGCCATCGCGGCGGCGATCGCGGCGCGGCGGTCGCCGATGATTTGCGCATCGGGCGCCCCCCCGGCGATCGCCGCGCGGATCGCGGCGGCATCCTCGCCGCGCGGATTGTCGTCGGTGATGATCAGGACATCGGCCTTGGCGGCGGCGACCCGCCCCATTTCGGCGCGCTTCGCCTGGTCGCGGTCGCCGCCCGCGCCGAAGACGAGGATCAGACGCCCCGCCGCATGCGGGCGGAGCGCGTCGAGCGCCGCCTCGATCGCATCGGGCGTATGTGCGTAATCGACATAGACGGGCGCTCCGGCCCGCGTGATCGCCGCGCGTTCCAGCCGCCCGCGCACCGGCTGGAGCCGCGCGAGATTGGCGAGCGTCTGTTGCACATCGCCGCCGGTCGCGATCACCAGCCCGGCCGCAACGAGCGCATTGGCGACCTGATAGGCACCAATCAGCGGCAGCGTGACCTTCTGCGCCAGCGCACCCGCCTGGATCAGCAGCGACTGGCCGAGCTGGGTCGGCTCGCGCGAGACGAGGCGCAAATCCTCGCCGTGCGTGCCGACGGTCAGCGTGCGGAGGCCGCGCTGCTTCGCCGCATATTCGGCGGCAGGCGACCACATATCATCGTTCCAGATGACGGCCGTGCCGTCGGCGTCGACGACCTCGCGGAACAGCCGCATCTTCGCGGCCATATAGCTGTCCATATCGCCATGATAATCGAGATGATCGTGGCTGAGGTTGGTGAAGGCGGCCGCCTTCACGCGCAATCCCTCGGTGCGATACTGGTCGAGGCCGTGACTCGACGCCTCGAACGCCGCATGGGTCACGCCTTCGGCGGCGAGGCCCGACATGTTGGACAGGAAAGTGACGATGTCGGGCGTCGTCAGCCCGGTCGCGGCGCTGTCGTTCGAGGTGGTGATGCCGAGCGTGCCGATCGACGCGGCGTGAAAGCCCGCCATGCGCCAGAGCTGACGCGTCATCTCGACCGTCGAGGTCTTGCCGTTGGTGCCGGTCACCGCGACGCAGGTCGCGGGAAAGCGGTGAAAGAAGCGCGCGGCGATATGCGCGAAGGCGCGGCGCGGGTTGGCGTCGGCGATATGGACCGCGCCCTCGACCTTCGCCTCGGGCCGTGCGACGACGGCGATCGCCCCGGCTTCCACGGCTGCGGGAATGAAATCCTCGCCATTGAATCTCTCGCCGGCGAAGGCGCCGAAGATCGTGCCCGGCGCGACCTTGCGATGGTCGATCGCGAGCCCGGTCACCACCGGGTCCGCCCCTGCCAGACCATGATCGCCTGTCAGCGCGGACAGGCGCATTATTCGCTTTCCCCGTTCTTCCAGAGCAGCGGGGTCAGTTCGGACACGTCGACGTCGCGGCTTTCGTCGGGGAAGACGCCGAGCATCGGACCCGCGCGCATCACCACCTTCTTGACCACCGGCGCGACGGTATAGCCCGCGGTACGCTGGCCCGAGCTGAAGGCATTGCCCTTCGGCTCGTCGATCATCGCGATGACGACGTAGCGCGGATTGTCCATCGGGAAAACGGCGGCGAAGGTCGAGACGAGCGAGTGACGGCGATAGCCGCCCGCGCCCGGCTTTTCAGCGCTGCCGGTCTTGCCGCCGACGCGAAAGCCCGGCGCGTCGGCCTGGCGGCCGGTGCCATCCGAGACGATCAGGCGAAGGAGCTGGCGCATCCGCGCGCTGGTCGACGCCTTGAAGACGCGATGCCCCTGCGGCGGTGCCTTGTCGCCGAGCTTCACAATCGTCGCGGGGCGCCAGATACCACCGTTGACGAGCGCGGCATAGGCATTTGCGAGATGCAGCGGAGTCACCGCGATGCCGTGGCCATAGCTGGTCGTCATCGTCGACAGCCGGCCCCATTCCCTGGGCCACAGCGGAAAGGCACGTTCCTTGAGTTCGATGGCCGGACGCTTGTTGAATTCGATGCTGCGGAACATCGCCTCCATCTTTTCCTTGCCGAGCTGGTCGGCGATCTGCGCGGTCACGATGTTCGAGCTGTGGATCAGCGTCTCAGGCACGTTGAGCCAGCGTCCCATCATGTGCGAATCGCGAATATGAAATCCCGCGATCGCGAGCGGCTTGGTCGCGTCGTAGCGTTTCGCCATGCTGGTCACGACGCCGCTGTCGATCGCCGCGCCGATCGACAGCGGCTTGATGACCGATCCCAGCTCATAAAGATTATAGGTCACCGCGTTGCGGCGCGCGGCCATGTCGCCGGCGACCAGCTTGTTCGGATTATAGGTCGGCAGCGAGGTCATCGCCAGCACCTCGCCGGTGTGGACGTCGAGAATGATG
Proteins encoded in this window:
- the murG gene encoding undecaprenyldiphospho-muramoylpentapeptide beta-N-acetylglucosaminyltransferase, which translates into the protein MTATRHFLLAAGGTGGHMLPAYALAGELIARGHRVALVSDDRGLKIPGAPAELETHVLPAGRVHGGPVGWVKAALAIRKGRRQAIDLIRSFDPAVVVGFGGYPSLPSLLAAGSTKRPRVIHEQNAVLGRVNRMMAPRVDAVAVAYHNIQRFPAGNEMKLHITGNPVRDEIIAIREDGFPPLPEDGIFRLLVVGGSLGATVLSDVVPAAIAMLPRALLDRLQVVQQAREDDIAAVRAKYAELGVAAECAPYIADFPERLRWAHLVIARAGASTVAELACAGRPAIFVPYPHAMDDHQTYNVVDMVQAGGAISFQQPDFTAAEVAKHIQRMALEPGALEEAAERAASCGLPDATRDLADLVESFAAPPMMDVIRVGAPARAATANSIAATRAGDA
- a CDS encoding putative peptidoglycan glycosyltransferase FtsW codes for the protein MSGGTDMNATERPVIAATTRTAKRRGPRLSRADRTPLGLWFWEIDRVLLLLVSMLIAVGLVAVAAASPVAAQKLSTTTASLDPLYYFYRQLMWVIVGLPVMLGVSMLPKAQARRFAIYGTISFLVLLFLVPLIGTSVNGAQRWIGSGVFRLQPSEFLKPFFAVSLAWILSLRLHDQSLPVVPLSFVLTGIIGILLMGQPDLGQTIIFLGTWLVLVMVAGLSMRIIGILAGGGLAGLVVAYFTYSVANQRINSWLFGEGDSFQEDRAHATITAGGLIGTGPGAGLAKFKLPEAHTDYIFSVIGEEFGIIACIAIAILFLAIIVRVLVRLLDEEDSFQILAVAGLIAQFGGQATINMAVNTQLFPSKGMTLPFISYGGSSFIALSIGMGLLLSLTRRNPYAARVSMTRNWNKR
- the murD gene encoding UDP-N-acetylmuramoyl-L-alanine--D-glutamate ligase encodes the protein MITSRAFAGRRYAVLGLARSGLAAVEALVASGAGVTAWDDREAARDEAMMLNADIADPLAIDLVGFAGVVVSPGVPLNRHPVAAHAREAHVPVIGDVELFAEARPDLPPHKVVGITGTNGKSTVTALVTHMLESAGVPALMGGNIGLPILSRDPLPEGGVYVLELSSYQIDLAHSLACDIAVLTNLTPDHLDRYDGFAGYAASKARLFSLQHRDQVAIVAVDDDPSRMIAGRLNHRLHRVSAQDIDPADQARWPALQGPHNAQNAVCAIAVCRTLGLNDEEIERGLATYRALPHRMEWVGEAAGASWYNDSKATNAASAAPALAAFPPAPDQRLHWIAGGQAKGDGLSACRPWFGHVKRAYLIGEAMEAFADEIGDAIPVDRSGDLATAVAHAAAAVEPGDIVLLSPACASFDQFRDYEQRGDAFRDLVPALGDG
- the mraY gene encoding phospho-N-acetylmuramoyl-pentapeptide-transferase, with protein sequence MLYWLAEWLGFPGALNLIRYLSFRSGAAVATALIIGLWIGPRFILMLRMRQGKGQPIRDDGPQSHLAKKGTPTMGGLMILISLMISALLWMDLSNRFVWACLFVTAGFAAVGFLDDLDKVTKASHRGIPGRVRLLVEFAIAAVAVLLIVSRTGTDLYLPFFSNVYIPLGPFYYIFAMVLIVGFGNAVNLTDGLDGLATFPVMIASLTFLVIVYLSGNVKFAGYLGIPHVPGAGELAIFAAAIIGACLAFLWFNAPPAAVFMGDTGSLALGGALATVAVTAQHELVLVLVGGLFVVEALSVIIQVFWYKRTGKRVFRMAPIHHHFEQLGWPESTVVIRFWIVSIILALAGLATLKLR
- the murF gene encoding UDP-N-acetylmuramoyl-tripeptide--D-alanyl-D-alanine ligase, which gives rise to MNPLWTARAIAAATGGTASADFTVQGVAFDSREVTKGDLFIAMKGEATDGHKFIDKAIAAGAAGIVCETDIDFPHVRVADSVAALNALGTASRARSHGRIIGVTGSAGKTGTKEALFAALDRFRPGKAHRSVKSYNNHVGVPLSLARMPSTADFGVFEMGMNHAGELAALTHMVRPHVAIVTTIAPAHMEYFGSEEAIADAKGEIFEGLEPGGTAILPFDSQHYARLRAKAEQHAAHIVSFGLGEGADVRAVDWLPDGQGGSLVTAQVQDALLCFTIAQAGAHWVSNALAVLAAVKQVGGDLPAAGLAFAEMGGLAGRGARHRVQVPGGSILVIDESYNANPASMAATIEQLAAESGERKVAILGAMKELGPDGEAYHAALAAPLVAARVRFALLVGEEMAPLAKALEGRIEFEHVAAHSAATARLKDVIRPCDTVLVKGSNSVGLSHVVTALTNGEF
- a CDS encoding UDP-N-acetylmuramoyl-L-alanyl-D-glutamate--2,6-diaminopimelate ligase — its product is MRLSALTGDHGLAGADPVVTGLAIDHRKVAPGTIFGAFAGERFNGEDFIPAAVEAGAIAVVARPEAKVEGAVHIADANPRRAFAHIAARFFHRFPATCVAVTGTNGKTSTVEMTRQLWRMAGFHAASIGTLGITTSNDSAATGLTTPDIVTFLSNMSGLAAEGVTHAAFEASSHGLDQYRTEGLRVKAAAFTNLSHDHLDYHGDMDSYMAAKMRLFREVVDADGTAVIWNDDMWSPAAEYAAKQRGLRTLTVGTHGEDLRLVSREPTQLGQSLLIQAGALAQKVTLPLIGAYQVANALVAAGLVIATGGDVQQTLANLARLQPVRGRLERAAITRAGAPVYVDYAHTPDAIEAALDALRPHAAGRLILVFGAGGDRDQAKRAEMGRVAAAKADVLIITDDNPRGEDAAAIRAAIAGGAPDAQIIGDRRAAIAAAMAEARADDIVCIAGKGHEQGQIVGRGEAMRVLPFDDVAVAREEAA
- a CDS encoding penicillin-binding protein 2, producing MNTLVVRPARVRTAGVRQQILLTAQQRLMMLMLLFMAAFFLISMRLLFFALFDTSSGHGDGAATFIPARADIVDRNGVPLARTIDGYSIRVVPSKLLNNRQYLADELVKIFPDTPREEFLAKLSGPRPTYIRRRALPDQVAAVNAIGDVGFDFPREKERLYPQLSLAAQVLGFTDAEGHGVTGVEGAFDKQLTDKATRGEPLALSIDARVQGVLESELGNAVTNLEAIGGAGIILDVHTGEVLAMTSLPTYNPNKLVAGDMAARRNAVTYNLYELGSVIKPLSIGAAIDSGVVTSMAKRYDATKPLAIAGFHIRDSHMMGRWLNVPETLIHSSNIVTAQIADQLGKEKMEAMFRSIEFNKRPAIELKERAFPLWPREWGRLSTMTTSYGHGIAVTPLHLANAYAALVNGGIWRPATIVKLGDKAPPQGHRVFKASTSARMRQLLRLIVSDGTGRQADAPGFRVGGKTGSAEKPGAGGYRRHSLVSTFAAVFPMDNPRYVVIAMIDEPKGNAFSSGQRTAGYTVAPVVKKVVMRAGPMLGVFPDESRDVDVSELTPLLWKNGESE